From one Triticum urartu cultivar G1812 chromosome 3, Tu2.1, whole genome shotgun sequence genomic stretch:
- the LOC125543423 gene encoding putative E3 ubiquitin-protein ligase LIN isoform X2: MAGPTPTYSAVVAHASAFLAELIADPLLRRHLLSAAAAADGGGGQHTAATLQALSLISDALDTVPSASPSPSSLRAAERLLLSLPAATPLSCLLSAIASAARRRGGAPSAASAVLDLFVLDPALARHELAPAAFEALFAPRLLAVMRHFATRRASAVAAVASAAQGDEERSDETVALSAMRVLSLMSGAQAHEMRGLEREYEMVLDVNCKAYALYLKKILEAGEAPRMTPPPPPPELVFTTGQHADEYENTGYEEASTDADDGAVSSQNGVRNNPMWAEAEGDMYPRQGSIKGRREMMRPPSLYPQRVAPHLIVQQQKKQPPQVGRGSPASRLRAGYSPATASDESTEDSSSEIYTGKQPASSPLSKPRRAQPRADDGARPSPEPSRSPMGGDAELSRHQQQAATTPKDFVCPITSQVFDDPVTLETGQTYERRAIQEWLDRGNATCPITRQHLHGGSLPKTNYVLKRLIAGWREQSPPATPITPPTPATPAVPRTPATARMESPAPAFKINSPSPDATGSQASAPSPTSVIVQATVESAVGELRAAVSCLCTSEELAESEKSVLRIERLWREAGAAEQAFFSALAKPAVINGFVEILFNSVSAQVLQVAVFLLAELASRDDGVVQTLTRVDTDVDCLVALFKKGLVEAVVLIFLLSPSVEQLVEMDMGEALVATIRRADEADALNMCVKPKSASVILLSQILTESGVSRESTPPVPRSSLVSERFVRSTALVLEAEQVEVRVAAMRILMRCIGEDGHCRSSIVEKLAVNAVLDAFHVVGDADKFEIVRFLSELLKLKRRSAAERVLRAIKEGSSFSMMHTLLVYLQSTTPEQSPVVAGLLLQLDLLVEPRKISMYREEAMDSLVQCLKNSDFPRSQLLAAETIMNLPGKFSSSGRPLARSALLKLARVKERYRQSQELSVVRGTDGAEDDAAGEEKAASEWERKTAYALVSHEFGLVLEALSECLESKNAELFAASLVCAAWLVHMLSLLPDTGVLGAARVCLLRQLVLVLRSAKHGSDRALAMVALRSFMNDREGMQDITTYIKDVLRTLRELKKSSGLAFEMLKLLSDGQESSIDMWNHKELNNADCSSNGEVTSIVYYKSYIFSGHSDGTLKVWEGSENILRLVQESQEHAKAITSLSILPSEEKLYSGSMDRTIRVWQFRDGLRCAEVYDTRDPVQNLAVASAMACFVPQGAGVKTLSWNGGTPKVLNPSKSVRSMALVHGKLFCGCNDGSIQEIDLASGTLGVIQPGNKRILGKSNPVYSLQVHDGLLYTGSTPLDGASVKIWNSSNYNLVGSIPSAAEVRSLVVSADLVYLGSRNGAVEIWSREKLIKIGALQAGGAGCRVQCMAVDADGDVLVVGTSDGKIQAWGLT; the protein is encoded by the exons ATGGCAGGGCCTACGCCGACGTACTCCGCCGTCGTGGCGCACGCCTCGGCGTTCCTCGCGGAGCTCATCGCCGACCCGCTCCTCCGGCGCCACCTCCTCTCCGCCGCAGCCGCCGCGGACGGCGGCGGGGGGCAGCACACGGCCGCGACGCTCCAGGCGCTGTCGCTCATATCGGACGCGCTGGACACGGTCCCGTCCGCCTCGCCTTCGCCGTCGTCGCTCCGCGCCGCCGAGCGGCTGCTGCTGTCCCTCCCCGCGGCCACCCCGCTCTCCTGCCTCCTCTCCGCTATCGCGTCGGCAGCGCGACGACGCGGCGGGGCGCCTTCCGCCGCATCCGCCGTGCTCGACCTCTTCGTCCTCGACCCCGCGCTCGCGCGCCACGAGCTCGCGCCCGCGGCATTCGAGGCGCTCTTCgcgccgcgcctcctcgccgtCATGCGGCACTTCGCCACGCGCCGCGCGTCGGCCGTCGCCGCCGTGGCTTCCGCGGCGCAGGGCGACGAGGAAAGATCCGACGAGACAGTGGCGCTGTCGGCGATGAGGGTGCTGTCGCTGATGAGCGGCGCCCAGGCGCACGAGATGAGGGGCCTGGAGCGCGAGTACGAGATGGTGCTGGACGTGAACTGCAAGGCCTACGCGCTCTACCTAAAGAAGATCCTCGAAGCCGGCGAGGCGCCACGGATgacgccgccgcctcctcccccagAGCTTGTATTCACCACCGGACAGCACGCCGACGAGTACGAGAACACCGGCTACGAGGAAGCCTCGACGGACGCCGACGATGGGGCCGTCAGTTCGCAGAATGGCGTACGGAATAAT CCGATGTGGGCGGAGGCGGAGGGCGACATGTACCCGCGGCAGGGCAGCATCAAGGGCCGGAGGGAAATGATGAGGCCGCCGAGCCTGTACCCGCAGCGCGTGGCTCCGCACCTCATAGTGCAGCAGCAGAAGAAGCAGCCGCCGCAGGTCGGCAGAGGAAGCCCGGCGTCCAGACTCCGGGCCGGGTACTCTCCTGCCACGGCTTCCGACGAAAGCACGGAGGATTCTTCATCCGAGATCTACACCGGAAAACAG CCTGCGTCGTCCCCACTGTCCAAGCCACGCAGAGCTCAGCCACGCGCCGACGACGGCGCCcgcccctctccggagccctcgAG GTCCCCGATGGGCGGCGACGCCGAGCTGTCGCGGCACCAGCAGCAGGCGGCGACGACGCCCAAGGACTTCGTGTGCCCGATCACAAGCCAGGTCTTCGACGACCCCGTCACGCTCGAGACCGGCCAGACGTACGAGCGCCGCGCCATacaggagtggctcgaccgcggcAACGCCACCTGCCCCATCACGCGCCAGCACCTCCACGGCGGCAGCCTCCCCAAGACCAACTACGTCCTCAAGCGCCTCATCGCCGGCTGGCGCGAGCAGAGCCCGCCCGCCACGCCGATCACGCCCCCCACGCCCGCCACGCCCGCGGTGCCGAGAACGCCCGCGACCGCGAGGATGGAAAGCCCGGCCCCCGCGTTCAAGATCAACTCGCCGTCCCCGGACGCCACCGGCAGCCAGGCGAGCGCGCCGTCGCCGACCAGCGTCATCGTGCAGGCCACGGTGGAGAGCGCCGTCGGCGAGCTCCGCGCCGCGGTGTCCTGCCTCTGCACGTCCGAGGAGCTGGCCGAGTCGGAGAAGTCGGTCCTCAGGATCGAGCGGCTCTGGCGCGAGGCCGGCGCCGCCGAGCAGGCCTTCTTCTCCGCGCTGGCCAAGCCCGCCGTCATCAACGGCTtcgtggagatcctcttcaactccGTCAGCGCGCAGGTGCTGCAGGTGGCCGTCTTCCTCCTCGCCGAGCTCGCCTCCCGCGACGACGGCGTCGTGCAGACGCTCACGCGGGTGGACACCGACGTGGACTGCCTGGTCGCGCTGTTCAAGAAAGGGCTCGTCGAGGCCGTCgtgctcatcttcctcctgtctCCTTCCGTGGAGCAGCTCGTTGAGATGGACATGGGCGAAGCGCTGGTGGCAACCATCCGGCGAGCCGATGAGGCAGACGCGCTCAACATGTGCGTCAAGCCCAAGTCCGCGTCAGTGATCCTCCTGAGCCAGATTCTCACAGAATCAGGCGTCAGCCGGGAGAGCACGCCGCCGGTGCCGAGGTCCTCTCTGGTGTCTGAGAGGTTCGTTAGGAGCACGGCGCTGGTCTTGGAGGCCGAGCAGGTGGAGGTAAGGGTGGCCGCAATGAGGATCCTGATGCGATGCATCGGGGAAGACGGCCACTGCCGGAGCAGCATCGTGGAGAAGCTGGCGGTGAACGCCGTCCTAGACGCCTTCCACGTCGTCGGCGACGCCGACAAGTTCGAAATCGTGCGGTTCCTCTCCGAGCTTCTGAAGCTGAAAAG GCGATCGGCCGCGGAACGTGTGCTTCGGGCGATCAAAGAGGGGAGCTCCTTCAGCATGATGCACACGCTCCTCGTGTATCTGCAGTCCACGACGCCGGAGCAGAGCCCCGTCGTTGCCGGACTTCTTCTTCAGCTCGATCTCTTG GTGGAGCCGAGGAAGATAAGCATGTACCGCGAGGAGGCGATGGACAGCCTCGTGCAGTGCCTCAAGAACTCGGATTTCCCGAGGAGCCAGCTCCTCGCCGCCGAGACCATCATGAACCTCCCCGGAAAGTTCTCGTCGTCGGGGCGGCCGCTCGCCCGGTCGGCCCTGCTGAAGCTCGCCAGGGTGAAGGAGAGGTACCGGCAGTCGCAGGAGCTGAGCGTCGTTCGTGGCACCGACGGCGCCGAGGACGACGCCGCCGGGGAGGAGAAGGCGGCGTCGGAGTGGGAGAGGAAGACGGCCTACGCGCTGGTGAGCCACGAGTTCGGGCTGGTGCTGGAGGCCCTGTCCGAGTGCCTGGAGAGCAAGAACGCGGAGCTGTTCGCGGCGAGCCTCGTGTGCGCGGCATGGCTCGTCCACATGCTCTCCCTCCTCCCGGACACCGGCGTGCTCGGCGCCGCGCGTGTCTGCCTGCTCCGGCAGCTTGTGCTCGTCCTCAGGTCCGCCAAGCACGGCAGCGACCGCGCCCTCGCCATGGTGGCGCTGAGGAGCTTCATGAACGACCGCG AGGGAATGCAAGACATCACGACGTACATCAAGGACGTGCTGAGAACACTGAGGGAGCTCAAGAAATCGTCCGGCCTAGCGTTCGAGATGCTGAAGCTACTGTCAGATGGTCAGGAGTCTAGCATC GACATGTGGAACCACAAGGAGCTGAACAACGCCGACTGCAGCTCGAACGGCGAGGTCACGTCGATCGTTTACTACAAGAGCTACATCTTCTCCGGGCACTCTGATGGAACACTAAAG GTCTGGGAGGGAAGCGAGAACATCCTTCGGCTCGTCCAGGAATCCCAGGAGCACGCGAAAGCCATCACCAGCTTGTCAATCCTGCCTTCGGAGGAGAAGCTGTACAGCGGATCCATGGACAGAACTATCAGG GTTTGGCAGTTCCGGGACGGCCTCCGGTGCGCGGAGGTGTACGACACGAGGGACCCCGTGCAGAACCTGGCGGTGGCGAGCGCCATGGCCTGCTTCGTGCCGCAGGGCGCCGGCGTGAAGACGCTGAGCTGGAACGGCGGCACCCCCAAGGTGCTGAACCCGAGCAAGTCCGTGCGGTCCATGGCGCTGGTGCACGGCAAGCTCTTCTGCGGCTGCAACGACGGCAGCATCCAGGAGATCGACCTGGCCAGCGGCACGCTGGGCGTCATCCAGCCCGGGAACAAGAGGATCCTCGGCAAGTCCAACCCGGTCTACTCCCTGCAGGTCCACGACGGGCTGCTCTACACCGGGAGCACCCCTCTCGACGGCGCGTCCGTCAAG ATATGGAACAGCTCGAACTACAACCTGGTTGGGTCGATACCGTCGGCGGCGGAGGTGCGGTCACTGGTGGTGAGCGCGGACCTGGTGTACCTGGGCTCAAGGAACGGCGCCGTGGAGATCTGGTCCAGGGAGAAGCTCATCAAGATCGGCGCTCTTCAGGCCGGCGGCGCCGGCTGCCGGGTCCAGTGCATGGCGGTGGACGCCGACGGGGACGTCCTCGTCGTCGGAACGTCTGACGGCAAAATTCAG GCTTGGGGATTGACTTGA
- the LOC125543423 gene encoding putative E3 ubiquitin-protein ligase LIN-1 isoform X3, translated as MWAEAEGDMYPRQGSIKGRREMMRPPSLYPQRVAPHLIVQQQKKQPPQVGRGSPASRLRAGYSPATASDESTEDSSSEIYTGKQEKPASSPLSKPRRAQPRADDGARPSPEPSRSPMGGDAELSRHQQQAATTPKDFVCPITSQVFDDPVTLETGQTYERRAIQEWLDRGNATCPITRQHLHGGSLPKTNYVLKRLIAGWREQSPPATPITPPTPATPAVPRTPATARMESPAPAFKINSPSPDATGSQASAPSPTSVIVQATVESAVGELRAAVSCLCTSEELAESEKSVLRIERLWREAGAAEQAFFSALAKPAVINGFVEILFNSVSAQVLQVAVFLLAELASRDDGVVQTLTRVDTDVDCLVALFKKGLVEAVVLIFLLSPSVEQLVEMDMGEALVATIRRADEADALNMCVKPKSASVILLSQILTESGVSRESTPPVPRSSLVSERFVRSTALVLEAEQVEVRVAAMRILMRCIGEDGHCRSSIVEKLAVNAVLDAFHVVGDADKFEIVRFLSELLKLKRRSAAERVLRAIKEGSSFSMMHTLLVYLQSTTPEQSPVVAGLLLQLDLLVEPRKISMYREEAMDSLVQCLKNSDFPRSQLLAAETIMNLPGKFSSSGRPLARSALLKLARVKERYRQSQELSVVRGTDGAEDDAAGEEKAASEWERKTAYALVSHEFGLVLEALSECLESKNAELFAASLVCAAWLVHMLSLLPDTGVLGAARVCLLRQLVLVLRSAKHGSDRALAMVALRSFMNDREGMQDITTYIKDVLRTLRELKKSSGLAFEMLKLLSDGQESSIDMWNHKELNNADCSSNGEVTSIVYYKSYIFSGHSDGTLKVWEGSENILRLVQESQEHAKAITSLSILPSEEKLYSGSMDRTIRVWQFRDGLRCAEVYDTRDPVQNLAVASAMACFVPQGAGVKTLSWNGGTPKVLNPSKSVRSMALVHGKLFCGCNDGSIQEIDLASGTLGVIQPGNKRILGKSNPVYSLQVHDGLLYTGSTPLDGASVKIWNSSNYNLVGSIPSAAEVRSLVVSADLVYLGSRNGAVEIWSREKLIKIGALQAGGAGCRVQCMAVDADGDVLVVGTSDGKIQAWGLT; from the exons ATGTGGGCGGAGGCGGAGGGCGACATGTACCCGCGGCAGGGCAGCATCAAGGGCCGGAGGGAAATGATGAGGCCGCCGAGCCTGTACCCGCAGCGCGTGGCTCCGCACCTCATAGTGCAGCAGCAGAAGAAGCAGCCGCCGCAGGTCGGCAGAGGAAGCCCGGCGTCCAGACTCCGGGCCGGGTACTCTCCTGCCACGGCTTCCGACGAAAGCACGGAGGATTCTTCATCCGAGATCTACACCGGAAAACAG GAAAAGCCTGCGTCGTCCCCACTGTCCAAGCCACGCAGAGCTCAGCCACGCGCCGACGACGGCGCCcgcccctctccggagccctcgAG GTCCCCGATGGGCGGCGACGCCGAGCTGTCGCGGCACCAGCAGCAGGCGGCGACGACGCCCAAGGACTTCGTGTGCCCGATCACAAGCCAGGTCTTCGACGACCCCGTCACGCTCGAGACCGGCCAGACGTACGAGCGCCGCGCCATacaggagtggctcgaccgcggcAACGCCACCTGCCCCATCACGCGCCAGCACCTCCACGGCGGCAGCCTCCCCAAGACCAACTACGTCCTCAAGCGCCTCATCGCCGGCTGGCGCGAGCAGAGCCCGCCCGCCACGCCGATCACGCCCCCCACGCCCGCCACGCCCGCGGTGCCGAGAACGCCCGCGACCGCGAGGATGGAAAGCCCGGCCCCCGCGTTCAAGATCAACTCGCCGTCCCCGGACGCCACCGGCAGCCAGGCGAGCGCGCCGTCGCCGACCAGCGTCATCGTGCAGGCCACGGTGGAGAGCGCCGTCGGCGAGCTCCGCGCCGCGGTGTCCTGCCTCTGCACGTCCGAGGAGCTGGCCGAGTCGGAGAAGTCGGTCCTCAGGATCGAGCGGCTCTGGCGCGAGGCCGGCGCCGCCGAGCAGGCCTTCTTCTCCGCGCTGGCCAAGCCCGCCGTCATCAACGGCTtcgtggagatcctcttcaactccGTCAGCGCGCAGGTGCTGCAGGTGGCCGTCTTCCTCCTCGCCGAGCTCGCCTCCCGCGACGACGGCGTCGTGCAGACGCTCACGCGGGTGGACACCGACGTGGACTGCCTGGTCGCGCTGTTCAAGAAAGGGCTCGTCGAGGCCGTCgtgctcatcttcctcctgtctCCTTCCGTGGAGCAGCTCGTTGAGATGGACATGGGCGAAGCGCTGGTGGCAACCATCCGGCGAGCCGATGAGGCAGACGCGCTCAACATGTGCGTCAAGCCCAAGTCCGCGTCAGTGATCCTCCTGAGCCAGATTCTCACAGAATCAGGCGTCAGCCGGGAGAGCACGCCGCCGGTGCCGAGGTCCTCTCTGGTGTCTGAGAGGTTCGTTAGGAGCACGGCGCTGGTCTTGGAGGCCGAGCAGGTGGAGGTAAGGGTGGCCGCAATGAGGATCCTGATGCGATGCATCGGGGAAGACGGCCACTGCCGGAGCAGCATCGTGGAGAAGCTGGCGGTGAACGCCGTCCTAGACGCCTTCCACGTCGTCGGCGACGCCGACAAGTTCGAAATCGTGCGGTTCCTCTCCGAGCTTCTGAAGCTGAAAAG GCGATCGGCCGCGGAACGTGTGCTTCGGGCGATCAAAGAGGGGAGCTCCTTCAGCATGATGCACACGCTCCTCGTGTATCTGCAGTCCACGACGCCGGAGCAGAGCCCCGTCGTTGCCGGACTTCTTCTTCAGCTCGATCTCTTG GTGGAGCCGAGGAAGATAAGCATGTACCGCGAGGAGGCGATGGACAGCCTCGTGCAGTGCCTCAAGAACTCGGATTTCCCGAGGAGCCAGCTCCTCGCCGCCGAGACCATCATGAACCTCCCCGGAAAGTTCTCGTCGTCGGGGCGGCCGCTCGCCCGGTCGGCCCTGCTGAAGCTCGCCAGGGTGAAGGAGAGGTACCGGCAGTCGCAGGAGCTGAGCGTCGTTCGTGGCACCGACGGCGCCGAGGACGACGCCGCCGGGGAGGAGAAGGCGGCGTCGGAGTGGGAGAGGAAGACGGCCTACGCGCTGGTGAGCCACGAGTTCGGGCTGGTGCTGGAGGCCCTGTCCGAGTGCCTGGAGAGCAAGAACGCGGAGCTGTTCGCGGCGAGCCTCGTGTGCGCGGCATGGCTCGTCCACATGCTCTCCCTCCTCCCGGACACCGGCGTGCTCGGCGCCGCGCGTGTCTGCCTGCTCCGGCAGCTTGTGCTCGTCCTCAGGTCCGCCAAGCACGGCAGCGACCGCGCCCTCGCCATGGTGGCGCTGAGGAGCTTCATGAACGACCGCG AGGGAATGCAAGACATCACGACGTACATCAAGGACGTGCTGAGAACACTGAGGGAGCTCAAGAAATCGTCCGGCCTAGCGTTCGAGATGCTGAAGCTACTGTCAGATGGTCAGGAGTCTAGCATC GACATGTGGAACCACAAGGAGCTGAACAACGCCGACTGCAGCTCGAACGGCGAGGTCACGTCGATCGTTTACTACAAGAGCTACATCTTCTCCGGGCACTCTGATGGAACACTAAAG GTCTGGGAGGGAAGCGAGAACATCCTTCGGCTCGTCCAGGAATCCCAGGAGCACGCGAAAGCCATCACCAGCTTGTCAATCCTGCCTTCGGAGGAGAAGCTGTACAGCGGATCCATGGACAGAACTATCAGG GTTTGGCAGTTCCGGGACGGCCTCCGGTGCGCGGAGGTGTACGACACGAGGGACCCCGTGCAGAACCTGGCGGTGGCGAGCGCCATGGCCTGCTTCGTGCCGCAGGGCGCCGGCGTGAAGACGCTGAGCTGGAACGGCGGCACCCCCAAGGTGCTGAACCCGAGCAAGTCCGTGCGGTCCATGGCGCTGGTGCACGGCAAGCTCTTCTGCGGCTGCAACGACGGCAGCATCCAGGAGATCGACCTGGCCAGCGGCACGCTGGGCGTCATCCAGCCCGGGAACAAGAGGATCCTCGGCAAGTCCAACCCGGTCTACTCCCTGCAGGTCCACGACGGGCTGCTCTACACCGGGAGCACCCCTCTCGACGGCGCGTCCGTCAAG ATATGGAACAGCTCGAACTACAACCTGGTTGGGTCGATACCGTCGGCGGCGGAGGTGCGGTCACTGGTGGTGAGCGCGGACCTGGTGTACCTGGGCTCAAGGAACGGCGCCGTGGAGATCTGGTCCAGGGAGAAGCTCATCAAGATCGGCGCTCTTCAGGCCGGCGGCGCCGGCTGCCGGGTCCAGTGCATGGCGGTGGACGCCGACGGGGACGTCCTCGTCGTCGGAACGTCTGACGGCAAAATTCAG GCTTGGGGATTGACTTGA